From one Paenibacillus terrae HPL-003 genomic stretch:
- a CDS encoding Gfo/Idh/MocA family protein codes for MTLKIGVIGTGAIGREHIRRITNNLSGATIVAVTDVNAEAAKAAVDNYKLNAQVFPDDKTLIESGGVDAILVTSWGPAHQQSVMAGIEAGKYVFCEKPLATTAQGCMEIVQAEVRHGKKLVQVGFMRRYDQGYQQLKQAIDSKFIGEPLMIRCAHRNPEVDDKYTTDMAITDTLVHEIDVLHWLVNDDYKSVQVAYPKKTRHASSHLRDPQVVTLETQGGILINAEIFVNCKYGYDIQCEVIGEEGVVKLPEVPSITFRKEAQLGTHILMDWKQRFLDAYDRELQDFIDSIRLSGEPQGPTSWDGYIAAVTADACVRAQESGRQESVELGEKPTLYK; via the coding sequence ATGACTTTGAAAATTGGTGTTATCGGAACAGGTGCAATCGGTCGAGAGCATATTCGCAGAATTACAAATAACTTGTCAGGAGCCACAATTGTCGCCGTAACTGACGTTAATGCAGAAGCAGCCAAGGCGGCTGTGGATAATTACAAGCTGAACGCACAGGTATTTCCTGATGACAAAACATTGATTGAGTCCGGCGGCGTTGATGCCATTTTGGTAACTAGCTGGGGTCCTGCTCATCAGCAAAGTGTTATGGCAGGTATCGAAGCAGGCAAATACGTATTCTGTGAAAAGCCGCTCGCAACTACGGCTCAAGGATGTATGGAAATTGTTCAGGCTGAAGTCAGACATGGAAAAAAGCTTGTTCAAGTTGGCTTCATGCGCCGTTATGATCAAGGCTACCAGCAACTTAAACAAGCGATCGACTCCAAGTTCATTGGTGAGCCTCTGATGATTCGCTGCGCGCACCGCAATCCGGAAGTCGATGACAAATATACAACGGATATGGCGATTACAGACACGCTCGTTCATGAGATTGATGTGTTGCACTGGCTGGTGAATGATGATTATAAATCAGTGCAAGTCGCTTATCCGAAAAAAACAAGACACGCTTCCAGCCATCTGCGCGATCCGCAAGTCGTTACGCTTGAAACTCAGGGAGGTATCCTGATCAACGCAGAAATTTTCGTTAACTGTAAATACGGCTACGATATTCAATGCGAAGTTATCGGTGAGGAAGGCGTTGTCAAACTGCCTGAGGTGCCTAGCATCACATTCCGTAAAGAAGCTCAGCTCGGAACACATATTTTGATGGACTGGAAGCAGCGCTTCCTTGATGCATATGACCGTGAATTGCAAGATTTTATTGATTCTATCCGCCTGTCAGGCGAGCCACAAGGTCCTACTTCATGGGACGGTTACATTGCGGCTGTTACGGCAGACGCATGTGTCAGAGCGCAGGAATCCGGCCGTCAGGAATCTGTTGAACTGGGAGAGAAACCGACCTTATACAAATAA
- the iolI gene encoding 2-keto-myo-inositol isomerase encodes MKLCFNQATTLNNSNLVKDLEYCEKYGYDYIEIRTMDKLPEYLKDHSIDDLVQYFQSNHIKPLAFNALVFFNNRDEAEYQALLDEYRQMLDTGSRLGVEYIVVVPLVTEKKITHADIKASSVKVLRELSDLAKPYGIKIAVEFVGHPQCTVNTFGQAYDIVEEVARDNVGLVLDCFHFHAMGSKREDLLRSDVSKIFIVHIDDTEDFPIGFLTDEDRVWPGLGAIDLDFIFATLKEKGYDHVVSVELFRPEYYELDAEEAIRTAKETTLQVVSRHYNFQLS; translated from the coding sequence ATGAAACTATGTTTTAATCAAGCAACAACCCTGAACAACTCGAACCTCGTTAAAGATCTGGAATATTGTGAAAAGTATGGATATGACTACATCGAAATTCGGACTATGGACAAGTTGCCAGAGTATTTGAAGGATCATTCTATTGACGATCTGGTACAATATTTTCAGTCCAATCATATCAAGCCACTGGCATTCAATGCCTTGGTGTTCTTCAACAATAGGGATGAGGCCGAATATCAGGCACTTTTGGATGAATATCGCCAAATGCTGGACACCGGCTCACGGTTGGGTGTGGAATATATTGTTGTAGTCCCCCTTGTGACCGAGAAAAAAATTACTCATGCTGATATCAAGGCAAGCTCGGTCAAGGTGCTGAGAGAATTATCGGACCTGGCGAAGCCCTATGGTATTAAAATTGCTGTAGAATTCGTCGGACATCCGCAGTGTACGGTTAACACCTTCGGTCAGGCTTACGACATTGTTGAGGAAGTGGCACGTGACAATGTTGGCCTTGTGCTAGACTGTTTCCACTTTCATGCAATGGGATCGAAGCGTGAAGACCTGTTGCGGTCCGATGTCTCTAAAATTTTCATCGTGCATATTGACGATACCGAAGATTTTCCGATCGGCTTCCTGACCGACGAAGATCGCGTATGGCCGGGGCTTGGAGCCATTGATCTTGACTTTATTTTTGCTACTCTTAAGGAAAAAGGTTATGATCACGTCGTTTCGGTCGAACTGTTCCGTCCAGAATACTATGAACTGGATGCGGAAGAAGCAATACGAACAGCCAAGGAAACAACGTTGCAGGTTGTCTCCAGACACTATAACTTTCAACTGTCATGA
- a CDS encoding tautomerase family protein produces the protein MPLLRFDVIEGRSPEELKKLLDAAHLAMVEAFDVPVRDRYQIVHQHAPHEMIIEDTGLGFERTPQVVIINVVSKERTPEQKELLYKLLVERLERECGIAPSDVMISIVENGTGDWSFGYGRAQFLTGEL, from the coding sequence ATGCCATTATTGCGGTTTGATGTAATCGAAGGACGTAGCCCCGAGGAACTGAAAAAACTTCTGGATGCCGCTCACCTTGCAATGGTTGAAGCCTTTGACGTTCCTGTCAGAGACCGGTATCAGATTGTACATCAGCACGCTCCACACGAGATGATTATCGAAGATACAGGTTTGGGCTTTGAGCGTACACCTCAGGTCGTTATCATTAATGTCGTGAGCAAAGAGCGAACACCGGAACAAAAGGAGTTGCTGTACAAACTTCTGGTCGAGCGTCTGGAGAGGGAATGCGGTATTGCCCCTAGCGATGTGATGATATCCATCGTCGAGAACGGTACTGGTGACTGGAGCTTCGGATATGGACGAGCACAATTTTTAACCGGGGAACTATAG
- a CDS encoding DeoR/GlpR family DNA-binding transcription regulator, with amino-acid sequence MKARRLQDIEEYVHSHKNVTLDELCQKFDVSKNTIRRDISQIVRKGSIEKVYGGVASTTDPIPFENRGSKHSFEKDSISHLAASCIEENDLIFIDSGTTTCHMAKYFPTDISFTILTNSLDIINGAAELPLVNLLVIGNTFKQKTKSFVGVDEPRMLDKYNVNKAFMAATGVSITHGLTNSDLLEFEIKKIIAQKAEKLILLADSSKFGKSTLLTYASLEDVDIIVTSNPLTNQFQAFCATHNIEVKTT; translated from the coding sequence ATGAAAGCCAGACGCTTACAAGATATCGAAGAGTACGTTCACTCTCATAAAAATGTCACCCTGGATGAGCTGTGCCAAAAATTCGATGTTTCCAAAAATACGATAAGGAGGGATATAAGCCAGATTGTTCGCAAAGGTTCTATTGAAAAAGTGTATGGAGGAGTTGCCTCTACCACAGATCCTATTCCGTTTGAAAACCGGGGAAGCAAGCATTCGTTTGAAAAAGATAGCATTTCGCATTTGGCCGCTTCTTGCATTGAGGAAAATGACCTGATCTTTATAGATTCAGGCACAACGACTTGCCATATGGCCAAATACTTCCCCACTGACATTTCTTTCACGATCCTGACAAACAGTCTCGATATCATTAACGGGGCTGCTGAACTCCCCTTAGTCAATCTACTGGTCATCGGCAATACATTCAAACAAAAAACCAAATCGTTTGTGGGTGTTGACGAGCCTCGCATGCTGGACAAATATAATGTGAACAAAGCGTTTATGGCGGCAACAGGAGTCAGCATAACTCACGGACTTACCAACTCGGATTTACTGGAGTTCGAGATTAAGAAGATTATTGCCCAAAAGGCGGAAAAATTGATTTTGCTCGCAGACTCGAGCAAGTTTGGTAAATCAACATTACTGACCTATGCATCCCTTGAGGATGTAGACATAATTGTCACTTCTAATCCACTTACAAATCAGTTCCAGGCTTTTTGCGCAACACATAATATTGAAGTCAAAACAACTTAA
- a CDS encoding AEC family transporter, whose translation MLEILIHENMILLTYMVIGFLAFRLKLLHTSHMEGLSRVLLGISLPSAILYSLQIPLSRELLRDIGITLIVAVAILFSTLAIGRLSARLLGVKTGEREVWVGCCIFSSILFIGMPIVEAMYGERGLAILVTYNAVYNVALFSMGVRIFSAGKASTVSLAGLLRNPAIIATAAGFGMFLLNVRLPAPLLDASKSLGGLTVPIAMIITGSMIAGSKLGSLLRNKRVYLFSLVRQVVVPVVLLVMFKSIMEGGVLLGIAFLVSAMPSGASNSAFAETYGGRGGEASQYVVMSTLISIFTIPLLFLLV comes from the coding sequence ATGCTGGAGATTTTGATTCATGAAAATATGATCTTGTTGACTTATATGGTGATTGGATTTCTTGCTTTCAGGTTAAAATTGCTGCATACATCCCACATGGAGGGGTTGTCCAGGGTGCTGCTAGGCATTTCACTGCCAAGCGCCATTCTGTACAGCCTTCAAATTCCCTTATCTAGAGAATTGTTACGTGATATCGGTATCACTTTAATCGTCGCTGTGGCTATATTGTTCTCAACCCTCGCTATCGGCCGCCTGTCAGCGAGGCTGCTCGGAGTAAAGACGGGGGAGCGAGAAGTATGGGTGGGCTGCTGCATATTCTCTAGCATCTTGTTTATTGGAATGCCAATTGTGGAGGCGATGTACGGAGAGCGAGGGCTGGCCATACTCGTGACCTACAATGCGGTATACAATGTTGCACTGTTCAGCATGGGGGTGCGCATTTTCTCGGCGGGTAAGGCCAGTACAGTGTCGCTTGCAGGATTGCTGCGTAATCCAGCGATTATAGCGACCGCTGCTGGCTTTGGCATGTTTCTTCTGAACGTTAGGCTGCCCGCTCCTTTGCTTGATGCAAGCAAGTCGCTTGGTGGATTGACGGTGCCGATTGCAATGATCATAACAGGCTCAATGATCGCTGGCAGTAAGCTGGGTTCACTGCTACGCAACAAGCGAGTGTATCTCTTCAGTCTGGTGCGCCAGGTGGTAGTTCCTGTGGTGCTGCTGGTGATGTTCAAGTCAATAATGGAGGGAGGAGTACTGCTAGGCATCGCCTTCTTGGTCAGCGCCATGCCTTCCGGTGCCTCCAATTCCGCATTTGCTGAAACGTATGGAGGTAGAGGTGGCGAAGCTTCACAATATGTTGTGATGTCAACTTTAATTTCCATTTTCACCATACCACTGTTGTTCTTGTTGGTGTAA
- the iolA gene encoding methylmalonate-semialdehyde dehydrogenase: protein MSTTTNTTVRRLKNYIGGKWVESQATKYEGVYNPATKELICEVPLSTKEDVEYAVQVAKEAFEKWKKVAVPRRARVLFNYQQLLLKHKDELARLITIENGKSLNEALGEVQRGIENVEFAAGAPSLMMGDSLATIATDVEATNYRYPIGIVGGIAPFNFPMMVPCWMFPMAISLGNAFILKPSERTPLLTERIVELFTEAGLPAGVFNIVYGAHDVVNGILENPEIKAISFVGSKPVGEYVYKKGSEHLKRVQALTGAKNHTIVLNDANLEDTVTNVVSAAFGSAGERCMACAVVTVEEGIADEFIALLKEKTQNVQMGNGLDDGVFLGPVIREENKERTIRYIEKGVEEGAQLLIDGRDRLLEDGYFVGPTIFEGVTTDMAIWKEEIFAPVLSVIRVKNLKEAVEIANQSEFANGACLFTTNAHSIRYFRENIDAGMLGINLGVPAPMAFFPFSGWKSSFYGTLHANGKDSVDFYTRKKVVTARYTEPEFE from the coding sequence ATGTCTACAACAACAAACACAACGGTAAGAAGATTAAAGAACTATATTGGCGGTAAATGGGTAGAAAGCCAGGCGACCAAATATGAAGGCGTTTACAACCCGGCGACCAAAGAATTGATCTGTGAAGTTCCATTGTCAACGAAAGAAGATGTGGAGTATGCGGTGCAAGTTGCGAAGGAAGCGTTCGAGAAATGGAAAAAAGTCGCAGTCCCAAGACGCGCACGGGTTCTGTTCAACTACCAGCAGCTTCTTCTGAAGCACAAAGACGAACTGGCTCGCCTGATTACGATTGAGAACGGCAAAAGCCTTAATGAAGCACTCGGCGAGGTGCAGCGCGGCATTGAGAACGTCGAGTTCGCCGCAGGAGCGCCTTCCCTGATGATGGGGGATTCACTGGCAACCATTGCAACGGATGTCGAGGCAACCAACTATCGCTATCCAATCGGAATCGTAGGCGGAATCGCACCGTTCAACTTCCCAATGATGGTGCCATGCTGGATGTTTCCGATGGCGATCTCGCTGGGCAATGCATTTATTTTGAAGCCTTCCGAGCGTACTCCGCTCCTTACCGAGAGAATTGTTGAACTGTTCACTGAAGCGGGATTACCTGCCGGTGTGTTCAACATTGTATACGGAGCTCATGATGTCGTAAACGGCATTCTGGAGAATCCCGAAATTAAAGCGATTTCATTTGTTGGCTCCAAGCCGGTCGGCGAGTATGTGTACAAAAAAGGCAGCGAGCACCTGAAACGGGTGCAGGCGCTGACAGGAGCGAAGAACCATACGATTGTCCTGAATGATGCCAACCTGGAAGATACAGTAACGAACGTTGTGAGTGCTGCCTTCGGTTCCGCCGGAGAACGCTGTATGGCCTGTGCGGTTGTCACTGTGGAAGAGGGAATCGCTGATGAGTTTATTGCTTTGCTCAAGGAAAAAACGCAAAACGTGCAAATGGGTAACGGTCTGGATGACGGTGTATTCCTCGGTCCGGTCATCCGTGAAGAGAACAAAGAGCGCACCATCCGTTACATTGAGAAAGGCGTCGAAGAAGGAGCACAACTGCTGATTGACGGTCGTGACCGCTTACTTGAGGATGGCTATTTCGTTGGACCAACTATTTTTGAAGGCGTAACAACCGATATGGCGATCTGGAAAGAAGAAATTTTCGCTCCGGTATTGTCTGTAATCCGGGTGAAGAACCTGAAGGAAGCTGTGGAAATCGCGAATCAATCGGAATTTGCCAATGGAGCATGCCTTTTCACAACGAACGCTCACTCCATTCGCTACTTCCGTGAAAATATTGATGCAGGGATGCTGGGTATAAACCTTGGCGTACCGGCTCCGATGGCATTCTTCCCGTTCTCGGGCTGGAAATCTTCCTTCTATGGCACACTTCATGCCAACGGTAAAGACAGCGTAGACTTCTACACTCGAAAAAAAGTCGTAACTGCACGTTATACAGAACCTGAATTTGAGTAA
- the iolB gene encoding 5-deoxy-glucuronate isomerase, with protein MSHLLRKPNQVQQNDVTVVHQLTTQDTELEYVGFKMIDLKVNGRYEEVLTDQECCIVAVTGKITVTEGEHVFEGIGTRERVFEKKPTDSVFVSGGKSFTIEAVTDATVALCYAPALVPLQTRWIKAEDVGVEHRGKYQNKRMVHNILPDNDPSASSLLVVEVYTEGGNFSSYPPHKHDQDRLPDESFLEETYYHEVEPHAGFLFQRVYTDDRSLDETMAVEHRDVVIVPAGYHPVGVPDGYTSYYLNVMAGPRRIWKFHNDPDHEWILDRK; from the coding sequence ATCAGTCATTTGTTGCGCAAGCCTAATCAAGTTCAACAAAACGATGTTACAGTTGTTCATCAATTAACGACGCAAGACACGGAGCTGGAATATGTCGGCTTCAAAATGATTGATCTCAAAGTGAACGGACGCTATGAAGAAGTGCTGACGGATCAGGAATGCTGTATTGTTGCCGTTACAGGCAAGATCACCGTTACCGAAGGCGAGCACGTTTTCGAAGGAATCGGAACGAGAGAGCGTGTTTTTGAGAAAAAACCGACAGACAGCGTGTTCGTATCCGGCGGAAAAAGCTTCACGATTGAAGCGGTAACGGATGCAACCGTCGCCCTGTGCTACGCTCCTGCTCTGGTGCCGCTCCAGACAAGATGGATCAAGGCCGAAGACGTCGGCGTTGAGCACCGCGGGAAGTATCAGAATAAGCGCATGGTCCACAACATCTTGCCGGATAACGACCCATCCGCAAGCAGCTTGCTTGTCGTGGAAGTATATACAGAGGGAGGCAATTTCTCCAGCTATCCGCCGCACAAGCATGATCAGGACCGTCTGCCGGATGAATCGTTCCTGGAAGAAACCTACTACCATGAAGTTGAGCCGCATGCCGGATTTTTGTTCCAGCGGGTATACACGGATGACCGGAGTCTGGATGAGACCATGGCTGTTGAGCATCGGGATGTGGTTATTGTACCGGCCGGATATCATCCGGTAGGCGTACCAGACGGGTATACATCCTACTATTTGAACGTTATGGCAGGCCCTAGGCGCATTTGGAAATTCCACAATGACCCGGATCATGAATGGATTCTGGATCGGAAATAA
- the iolC gene encoding 5-dehydro-2-deoxygluconokinase, protein MSNGANSAKKFDLIAIGRACIDLNAAEYNRPMEETMTFVKYVGGSPANIAIGGARLGLKAGFIGKIADDQHGRFIQKYMSDAGIDTSQLAVDQEGHKTGLAFTEIKSPEECSILMYRDDVADLYLRTDEVSEEYIQQAGMLLVSGTALAQSPSREAVLKAVQLAKRNGVKIVFELDYRPYTWKNKEETAVYYSIVAEQADIVIGTRDEYDVMENSEGGSNDNTISYLFGHRPEIIVIKHGVEGSYAYTKSGEVFRAQAYKTKVLKTFGAGDSYASAFLYALIIGKDIETALKYGSASASIVVSKHSSSEAMPTVEEIEELISNQPVIHS, encoded by the coding sequence ATGAGCAATGGAGCAAACAGTGCAAAAAAGTTCGATTTGATTGCGATTGGAAGGGCTTGTATTGATCTAAATGCCGCCGAATACAATCGGCCGATGGAAGAAACGATGACATTCGTCAAGTATGTTGGAGGTTCCCCTGCAAATATTGCCATCGGGGGAGCACGGTTGGGACTGAAAGCAGGGTTTATCGGCAAAATTGCTGATGACCAGCATGGGCGTTTTATCCAGAAATATATGAGTGATGCCGGAATCGACACTTCCCAGCTTGCTGTAGATCAGGAAGGCCACAAGACAGGACTTGCCTTCACGGAAATCAAAAGTCCCGAAGAGTGCAGCATTCTGATGTACCGCGACGATGTGGCTGATTTGTACTTGCGCACAGATGAAGTAAGCGAGGAATACATCCAACAGGCAGGCATGCTGCTTGTCTCGGGCACGGCTCTTGCGCAAAGCCCTTCCCGCGAGGCGGTTCTCAAAGCGGTTCAACTGGCTAAACGTAACGGTGTAAAAATTGTATTTGAACTGGATTATCGTCCGTATACGTGGAAAAACAAAGAAGAAACAGCCGTATATTATTCGATAGTAGCGGAACAGGCGGATATTGTCATCGGGACCCGGGACGAATATGACGTGATGGAAAACAGCGAAGGCGGCTCTAATGATAATACCATTAGCTATCTGTTCGGACATCGTCCGGAAATTATCGTTATCAAGCATGGCGTTGAAGGGTCATATGCATATACCAAATCCGGCGAAGTATTTCGGGCGCAGGCGTACAAAACGAAAGTGCTCAAAACGTTCGGTGCTGGCGACTCGTATGCCTCAGCATTTCTGTATGCCCTGATTATCGGCAAGGATATTGAAACTGCATTGAAATACGGCAGCGCCTCCGCTTCCATCGTAGTCAGCAAGCACAGCTCATCGGAAGCTATGCCGACGGTGGAAGAGATTGAAGAATTGATTTCCAATCAGCCTGTCATCCATTCCTGA
- the iolD gene encoding 3D-(3,5/4)-trihydroxycyclohexane-1,2-dione acylhydrolase (decyclizing): MGNKIRMTTAQALIKFLNQQYIHIDGRETPFVEGIFTIFGHGNVLGIGQALEQDAGHLKVFQGKNEQGMAHAAIAYAKENLRQKIYAVSTSSGPGSANLVTAAGTALANNLPVLFLPADTFATRQPDPVLQQIEQEYSMAVTTNDALQPVSRYWDRVTRPEQLMSTLIRGFEVLTDPVKSGPVTICISQDVEGEAFDFDEAFFQKRVHYVDRLRPSERELEAAERLIRSSRKPLILVGGGVKYSEARDEVIAFSKKYDIPLVETQAGKSAVESTFANNLGGMGITGTLAANKAARLADLVIGIGTRYTDFATSSKTAFDFDRTKFLNINVSRMQAYKLDGLQVVADAKAALSKLYDRLDGYSSEFGTMIPELQKEWAGERSRLAKVEFKRSGFVPEVKQHFTQETMNEYADALESDMAQTTALIAVNDTIDKDSIIVSSAGSLPGDLQRLWKSEVSNTYHLEYGYSCMGYEISGALGIKLANPDREVYSIVGDGSFLMLHSELITAIQYHQKINVLLFDNSGFGCINNLQMDHGSGSYYCEFRTQDNQIMNIDYAKVAEAYGAKVYRANTVEEVKAALEDAKKQKNSTLIEMKVLPKTMTDGYDSWWHVGVAEVSDKEGIQRAYQRKVDMLKKSKQY, from the coding sequence ATGGGCAACAAAATCAGAATGACTACAGCGCAAGCGCTGATCAAGTTTCTTAACCAGCAGTATATTCATATCGATGGTCGTGAGACGCCGTTTGTTGAAGGGATCTTCACGATTTTCGGTCACGGCAACGTGCTTGGGATCGGTCAGGCACTGGAACAGGATGCCGGCCATCTGAAAGTGTTTCAAGGCAAGAACGAGCAAGGCATGGCTCATGCCGCAATCGCGTATGCCAAAGAAAATTTGCGGCAAAAAATTTATGCGGTGTCCACGTCGTCTGGCCCGGGGTCTGCCAATCTGGTAACAGCGGCCGGAACGGCGCTGGCAAATAATTTGCCTGTGCTATTCCTGCCTGCGGATACTTTTGCAACCAGGCAGCCTGACCCGGTATTACAGCAAATTGAGCAGGAGTACAGCATGGCTGTCACAACCAATGATGCGCTTCAGCCGGTGTCCCGCTATTGGGATCGCGTGACGCGCCCAGAACAGTTAATGAGCACCCTGATTCGCGGCTTCGAAGTTCTGACCGATCCCGTCAAGAGCGGACCTGTCACAATCTGTATTTCCCAGGATGTTGAAGGGGAAGCCTTCGACTTCGATGAGGCCTTCTTCCAGAAGCGCGTTCACTATGTAGACCGTCTGCGGCCGAGCGAACGAGAGCTGGAAGCGGCAGAACGACTGATTCGCAGCAGCCGCAAGCCTCTGATTCTGGTCGGCGGGGGCGTGAAATATTCGGAAGCGCGGGATGAGGTTATCGCTTTCTCGAAGAAGTACGACATTCCGCTGGTGGAGACACAAGCCGGTAAATCGGCTGTCGAAAGTACCTTTGCGAACAATCTGGGCGGTATGGGGATTACAGGAACGCTGGCAGCGAACAAAGCCGCTCGTTTAGCGGATCTGGTCATCGGTATCGGGACCCGATATACTGACTTCGCCACTTCCTCGAAGACGGCGTTCGACTTTGACCGTACGAAGTTTCTAAACATTAACGTTAGCCGGATGCAAGCTTACAAGTTGGACGGTCTGCAAGTGGTGGCCGATGCTAAAGCTGCGTTAAGCAAGCTGTACGACCGTCTGGATGGATACAGCAGCGAATTCGGCACGATGATTCCGGAACTGCAAAAAGAATGGGCTGGAGAGCGTTCGCGTCTCGCCAAGGTTGAATTCAAACGTTCGGGCTTTGTGCCGGAAGTCAAGCAGCACTTCACCCAGGAGACGATGAACGAATATGCAGATGCTCTTGAATCGGATATGGCACAGACGACTGCATTGATTGCTGTCAACGACACCATTGACAAGGACAGCATTATCGTATCTTCCGCCGGTTCACTACCGGGAGATTTGCAGCGCCTCTGGAAATCTGAAGTGAGCAACACGTACCATTTGGAATATGGATACTCCTGTATGGGATACGAAATATCAGGCGCTTTGGGCATCAAGCTCGCGAACCCGGATCGCGAGGTCTACTCCATCGTCGGCGACGGCAGTTTCCTGATGCTGCACTCCGAGTTGATTACAGCAATTCAGTATCATCAAAAAATCAACGTTCTGCTGTTCGACAACTCGGGCTTCGGCTGTATTAACAACTTACAGATGGATCACGGCTCTGGCAGCTATTACTGCGAGTTCAGAACACAGGACAACCAGATTATGAACATTGATTACGCCAAAGTCGCAGAAGCATACGGAGCGAAAGTGTATCGCGCCAACACCGTTGAAGAGGTGAAGGCAGCGCTGGAGGATGCGAAGAAGCAGAAGAACTCCACTCTGATCGAGATGAAAGTGCTGCCTAAGACAATGACGGACGGCTATGACAGTTGGTGGCATGTCGGTGTGGCTGAAGTATCGGACAAAGAGGGTATCCAACGTGCGTATCAACGCAAGGTGGATATGTTGAAAAAATCAAAACAGTACTAA
- a CDS encoding sugar phosphate isomerase/epimerase family protein, with translation MKLAYDPTHFRDSLSMEEMIFKVADLGYEYIELSPREDFCPFYKYPKVDKTKIKQVKKWMSEAGVKFSSLLPLYHWAGPDEDRRQAAVRNWKRAIEVAVELDIDLMNSEFSGSKYEPFVCEEKFVKSMDELIPVFEKEGIRLNLQAHPYDFIETNTGAINMIRALDRSWIKLVYSVAHTFFYDDGVGDIAKMLDEAGDLTDHVLFADTFNHKAAYGLRYIVNPPDAQVTVHQHLNIGEGDIDFDTLFRKLREMKFDGIATNAVFAYSDKPEESSAFMLKKMKEGLGLS, from the coding sequence ATGAAGCTGGCATATGATCCGACGCATTTTAGAGATTCGTTATCTATGGAAGAAATGATTTTCAAGGTAGCCGATCTGGGCTATGAATACATCGAGCTATCTCCACGTGAAGATTTCTGTCCATTTTACAAGTATCCTAAAGTTGATAAAACCAAGATCAAGCAGGTTAAAAAATGGATGAGCGAAGCGGGGGTGAAATTTTCTTCCCTGCTGCCTCTCTACCACTGGGCAGGTCCGGATGAAGACAGGAGACAGGCGGCTGTCCGCAACTGGAAGCGCGCCATTGAAGTCGCAGTGGAACTCGATATTGATCTGATGAACAGTGAATTCAGCGGCTCCAAGTATGAACCGTTCGTTTGCGAAGAGAAGTTCGTCAAGTCGATGGATGAACTGATCCCGGTATTTGAGAAGGAGGGAATTCGCCTAAATCTGCAAGCGCATCCATATGATTTTATCGAGACGAATACCGGAGCGATTAATATGATCCGTGCACTTGACCGTTCTTGGATCAAGCTAGTATACTCCGTCGCCCATACATTCTTCTATGATGATGGGGTAGGTGATATCGCCAAAATGCTGGACGAAGCGGGTGATTTGACCGATCATGTGCTGTTTGCCGATACCTTTAATCATAAGGCGGCTTATGGACTGCGTTACATCGTCAATCCGCCTGATGCCCAAGTAACGGTTCACCAGCACTTGAATATCGGTGAAGGCGATATTGATTTTGACACCTTGTTTCGTAAGCTGCGCGAGATGAAGTTCGACGGTATAGCCACGAATGCAGTGTTTGCTTACAGCGACAAGCCGGAAGAGTCAAGTGCATTCATGTTGAAAAAAATGAAAGAAGGATTGGGCCTTAGCTAG